In the genome of Pseudomonas putida, one region contains:
- a CDS encoding amino acid permease has product MTHSNKNASSATTSNTSNHLKRTLNSRHLNMIAIGGSIGTGLFVSSGATIAQSGPGGALLSFAIIGLMVYFLMTSLGELAACMPVSGSFSTYASRYVDESFGFALGWNYWYSWAVTIAVDLVAVQIIMSYWFPDTPGVIWSALFLGLLFALNVASVRFFGETEFWFALIKVVTIIAFIITGILMLLGILDGGQEGGAHLWQIGDGPIAGGLPALIGVAMIVGFSFQGTEFVGIAAGETENPGRNIPKAVRQIFWRILLFYVCTIVVIGLLIPYTDPRLLKDGLSDITISPFTLIFEKADMLAAAALMNAVILTSVLSAGNSGMYASSRMLYSLAVERKAPALFAKLTRSGTPVWALLATTVVAGLCLLSFLFSPGKLYLWLLNTSGMLGFIAWLGIAISHYRFRRGYKLQGNSLDKLPYVSKFFPFGPFFAFALCMIVMLGQNYQAFIGDRIDWIGAAATYIGLVLFVVMWYGHKLITKSRIVRYREMDFSVIETRRMQDERKAQSNLDGVALGQQASA; this is encoded by the coding sequence ATGACCCATTCCAATAAAAACGCGAGTTCGGCTACCACCAGCAATACCTCCAACCACCTGAAGAGAACCCTCAATAGCCGCCACCTGAACATGATTGCCATTGGCGGCTCCATCGGCACCGGACTCTTCGTTTCCTCAGGCGCCACTATTGCGCAATCCGGTCCCGGCGGCGCACTGCTCTCCTTCGCGATCATCGGCTTGATGGTCTACTTCCTGATGACCAGCCTGGGCGAGCTGGCCGCCTGCATGCCGGTCAGCGGCTCGTTCTCGACCTATGCCTCACGCTACGTTGACGAAAGCTTCGGCTTCGCCCTGGGCTGGAACTACTGGTACTCCTGGGCCGTGACCATTGCGGTCGATCTGGTGGCCGTACAGATCATCATGTCCTATTGGTTCCCCGACACGCCCGGGGTGATCTGGAGCGCCCTGTTCCTGGGCCTACTCTTCGCCCTGAACGTCGCCTCCGTGCGTTTTTTTGGCGAAACGGAATTCTGGTTCGCCCTGATCAAGGTCGTCACCATCATCGCCTTCATCATCACCGGCATCCTGATGCTCCTGGGCATCCTCGACGGCGGCCAGGAAGGCGGTGCACACCTGTGGCAAATCGGCGACGGTCCGATCGCCGGCGGCCTGCCCGCACTGATCGGCGTGGCCATGATCGTCGGCTTCTCGTTCCAGGGGACTGAGTTCGTCGGCATCGCGGCCGGGGAAACCGAAAACCCCGGGCGCAACATTCCCAAGGCCGTCCGCCAGATCTTCTGGCGCATCCTGCTGTTCTATGTCTGCACCATCGTGGTGATCGGCCTGCTGATTCCCTATACCGACCCGCGCCTACTCAAGGACGGGCTGTCCGACATCACCATCAGCCCCTTCACGTTGATTTTCGAAAAGGCCGACATGCTGGCCGCAGCCGCCCTCATGAACGCCGTCATCCTGACGTCCGTGCTGTCGGCCGGCAACTCGGGGATGTACGCCTCGTCGCGCATGCTCTACAGCCTGGCTGTCGAGCGCAAGGCACCGGCGCTGTTCGCCAAGCTCACCCGCTCGGGCACACCGGTCTGGGCGCTACTCGCCACTACCGTGGTCGCAGGGCTGTGCCTGCTGAGCTTCCTGTTCAGCCCCGGCAAGCTCTACCTGTGGCTGCTGAATACGTCCGGGATGCTGGGGTTCATCGCCTGGCTGGGCATTGCCATCAGCCACTACCGCTTCCGTCGCGGCTACAAGCTGCAGGGCAACAGCCTGGACAAGCTGCCGTACGTTTCGAAGTTCTTCCCGTTCGGGCCATTCTTTGCCTTCGCCCTGTGCATGATCGTCATGCTGGGTCAGAACTACCAGGCCTTCATCGGCGACCGCATTGACTGGATAGGCGCGGCAGCCACCTACATCGGCCTGGTGCTGTTCGTAGTGATGTGGTACGGCCACAAGCTGATCACCAAATCGCGCATCGTCCGCTACCGTGAAATGGACTTCAGCGTGATCGAGACCAGACGCATGCAAGACGAACGAAAGGCCCAGAGCAACCTCGATGGCGTTGCACTTGGCCAACAGGCCTCAGCCTGA